From a region of the Terriglobia bacterium genome:
- a CDS encoding methyltransferase domain-containing protein gives MKRVVTPELLDAEAWTAPELGTALADLELINRWFGGVGTMAYMLERVARETGASELRMLDVGGAGGHLARDAAARLAPLGITLRVTVADRAPSHLNHECPGVAGDATALPFRSESFDVVGCSLLAHHLDPSQVKEFVQEGLRVCRRAVLINDLRRSPVHLALVYAGFPLFRSPLTRNDGPASVRAAYTPEEIRELLKDVLGRVEIRNHYLYRMGVIVWKSPGSP, from the coding sequence ATGAAACGTGTGGTCACCCCCGAACTGCTGGACGCGGAAGCCTGGACGGCCCCAGAGCTGGGCACGGCCCTGGCGGACCTGGAGCTCATCAACCGCTGGTTCGGCGGGGTGGGGACGATGGCGTACATGCTGGAGCGCGTCGCCCGGGAGACTGGAGCGAGCGAGCTGAGAATGCTCGATGTCGGCGGAGCCGGCGGGCACCTGGCGCGCGACGCGGCGGCACGACTGGCGCCGCTCGGAATCACGCTCCGGGTCACGGTCGCGGACCGGGCACCATCCCACTTGAACCATGAGTGCCCCGGCGTAGCCGGTGATGCTACAGCGCTTCCCTTCCGTAGTGAGAGCTTCGACGTGGTGGGATGCTCGCTGCTGGCGCACCACCTCGATCCGTCCCAAGTCAAAGAATTCGTGCAGGAGGGTCTGCGGGTCTGCCGACGAGCGGTGCTGATCAACGACCTGCGGCGCAGCCCGGTGCACCTGGCGCTGGTGTACGCAGGGTTTCCGCTGTTCCGCAGCCCGCTGACGAGGAATGACGGGCCGGCGTCGGTGCGCGCGGCGTACACACCCGAGGAGATCCGCGAACTGCTGAAGGATGTGCTGGGGCGGGTGGAGATCAGGAATCACTACCTTTACCGAATGGGAGTGATCGTTTGGAAATCGCCGGGATCGCCGTAA
- a CDS encoding NAD(P)/FAD-dependent oxidoreductase → MSKYDIIVVGGGPAGTAAAITAARAGQHVLLLERGRLPRQKVCGEFVSAEGVETLRELDPETAERLLDGAPRIRLARLFVDTQTVAVPVEPEAASITRYALDHALWSAAEAAGAECRQEIEAQAVEGEGPYRVTVVTAEGGCPPQELEATALIDASGRWSRLRRGSGTLPQPTGRRRCIGLKAHFATGELGVTAPPSVDLYFFEGGYCGVQPVSEGRMNACAMVRADRASSLAEVFALHPALAERSRGWRAVGEAVATSPLVFERPRPVRDQVLCAGDAAGFVDPFIGDGITLALRSGRLAAEAAVRGDVEWYAREYRARLQPVFGNASWLRWVMDLPRLLRKPIVAAMRSPGVGRALVRSTRAR, encoded by the coding sequence ATGAGCAAGTACGACATTATCGTGGTTGGTGGAGGGCCGGCGGGGACGGCGGCGGCGATCACTGCGGCGCGCGCCGGCCAACACGTGCTGCTGCTGGAGCGCGGGCGGCTGCCGCGTCAGAAAGTCTGTGGCGAGTTCGTGTCGGCAGAGGGCGTGGAAACGCTGCGGGAACTCGATCCGGAGACGGCGGAGCGGTTGCTGGATGGAGCGCCAAGGATCCGGCTGGCGCGGTTGTTCGTGGATACACAAACGGTCGCGGTGCCGGTGGAGCCGGAAGCGGCGAGCATCACGCGCTACGCTCTGGATCATGCCCTGTGGAGCGCGGCGGAGGCGGCGGGAGCGGAATGCCGGCAGGAGATCGAAGCGCAAGCCGTCGAAGGCGAGGGTCCGTATCGAGTCACGGTTGTGACAGCCGAGGGCGGCTGTCCCCCACAGGAGTTGGAGGCGACCGCACTCATCGACGCGAGCGGAAGGTGGTCGCGATTGCGAAGAGGCAGCGGCACACTGCCACAGCCGACGGGCAGGCGGCGCTGCATCGGGCTGAAGGCTCATTTCGCGACGGGCGAGCTGGGCGTAACCGCACCACCGTCTGTGGATCTCTATTTTTTCGAAGGTGGCTACTGCGGGGTGCAGCCGGTCAGCGAAGGGCGGATGAACGCGTGTGCCATGGTGCGCGCGGACCGGGCGTCGAGCCTGGCGGAGGTGTTTGCACTGCATCCGGCGCTTGCGGAGCGGAGCCGGGGATGGCGCGCGGTGGGTGAAGCGGTGGCCACGTCGCCGCTGGTGTTCGAGCGGCCGCGACCGGTGCGGGACCAGGTGCTGTGCGCGGGAGATGCCGCCGGATTCGTGGATCCCTTCATCGGGGATGGCATCACGCTGGCGCTGCGCAGCGGACGGCTTGCGGCCGAAGCCGCGGTGCGAGGCGATGTGGAGTGGTATGCGCGGGAATATCGAGCGAGATTGCAGCCAGTGTTCGGGAACGCCTCATGGTTGCGGTGGGTGATGGACCTGCCGCGGCTATTGAGGAAGCCCATCGTAGCGGCGATGAGATCGCCGGGCGTGGGGCGGGCGTTGGTACGAAGCACGAGGGCGCGGTAG